The DNA sequence CTCGGCGTCGACGCGATCTGGCTGAGCCCGTTCATGACGAGCCCGCAGCGCGACGCCGGCTATGACGTCGCCGACTACCGCGACGTCGACCCGCTGTTCGGCACCCTCGACGACTTCGACACCATGCTGAACGAGGCGCACCGCCGCGGCATCCGCGTCGTCGTCGACCTCGTGCCGAACCACTCCTCCGCGCAGCACGCCTGGTTCCAGGCCGCGCTGCGGGCGGCGCCGGGCAGCCCCGAGCGCGCGCGCTACATCTTCCGCGACGGCAAGGGCGAGAACGGCGAGCTCCCGCCCAACAACTGGGAGTCGGTGTTCGGCGGCGGCATGTGGGAGCGCGTGACCGAGGCCGACGGCACGCCCGGCCAGTGGTACCTGCACATCTTCGACCCCACGCAGCCCGACTTCGACTGGACGAACGAGGAGGTCCGCGAGGAGTTCCGCTCGATCCTCCGCTTCTGGCTCGACCGCGGGGTCGACGGCTTCCGCGTCGACGTGGCGCACGGCATGATCAAGGCCGACGGCCTGCCCGACTACACCCCGCCGGCCGACGCCGACTCGATGGGCGGCGGCGAGGCCGACGTCCCCTACTGGGGCCAGGACGGTGTGCACGACATCTACCGCGACTGGCACCGCGTGCTGGCCGAGTACGACGGCGACCGTGCGCTGTGCGGCGAGGCGTGGATGCCGACGCTGAAGCAGACCGCGCTCTGGGTGCGCCCCGACGAGATGCACCAGACGTTCAACTTCCCGTACCTCATGACCGAGTGGGATGCCGAGGCGCTGCGCGACGTCATCCGCGAATCACTCGAGGAGTTCGGCGCCGTCGGGGCTCCCAGCACCTGGGTGCTGTCGAACCACGATGTCGTGCGCCACGCGACGCGCCTCGCCCTCACCGAGGAGAACCCGCAGGGCGACGGCATCGGCCCGAACACCCCGAACAAGCCCGACACCGCGATCGGTCTCGCCCGGGGCCGCGCCGCGACGACCCTGATGCTCGCACTGCCCGGGTCCGCGTACATCTACCAGGGCGAGGAGCTCGGGCTGCCCGAGGCGATGGAGATCCCCGACGCGTTCCGCCAGGACCCGACCTGGTTCCGCACCAACGGCGAGCGCTACGGGCGGG is a window from the Microbacterium sp. LWO14-1.2 genome containing:
- a CDS encoding glycoside hydrolase family 13 protein, yielding MAQLEQIAAPGSEWWRSAVIYQIYPRSFADASGDGIGDLPGITSRLDSLKELGVDAIWLSPFMTSPQRDAGYDVADYRDVDPLFGTLDDFDTMLNEAHRRGIRVVVDLVPNHSSAQHAWFQAALRAAPGSPERARYIFRDGKGENGELPPNNWESVFGGGMWERVTEADGTPGQWYLHIFDPTQPDFDWTNEEVREEFRSILRFWLDRGVDGFRVDVAHGMIKADGLPDYTPPADADSMGGGEADVPYWGQDGVHDIYRDWHRVLAEYDGDRALCGEAWMPTLKQTALWVRPDEMHQTFNFPYLMTEWDAEALRDVIRESLEEFGAVGAPSTWVLSNHDVVRHATRLALTEENPQGDGIGPNTPNKPDTAIGLARGRAATTLMLALPGSAYIYQGEELGLPEAMEIPDAFRQDPTWFRTNGERYGRDGCRVPIPWEADAPAFGFNETGASWLPQPAEWATYARDVEKGDETSTLALYTQLLAVRRENGFGSGSLVWEDAGPDAVAFRRGAVHVVANLGTEPLDLPAGATVIVASQPFDGDALPVDTAVWYTTA